The DNA window TGGTGGTAAGATCTCCAACCGTATCAGCAATCCTAAGTTCTCTAAGGTTGTTGTTGCATTCATCCCGAACGAGCCTCCCCGCTGGCCTACCCTTTCCAAGGTTATCCGCCAGATCGTTGATGCTTACCGCACTGATGCTCGCAAGTACGAGCGCCTCGGTGCTTGGGCTGAGCGCATCGGTTGGGAACGCTTCTTCGAGAAGTGCGGTCTTGAGTTCTCCGAACACCTGATCGACGACTTCCGCGATCCCGCTTACTACACCTGGCGCCAGACCACTAACTTCAAGTGGTAGTCTAGGTTTTATAAATTAGAGGCGCAGACTTCGGTCTGCGCCTCATCCAAAAAAAAGAGGTGCCATCATGGCTGCACTCGATCTTGCAGAAGCAAAAGAAAAAGTTATTGAATTTTGCCACTCCAAGAAGAAGACCAAGTTCTACTTCAACGATTTCCTGAAAGTGTTCCCTGACAACAAAGCACGCGAAGTCAAGAAAGTCCTGACCGCTCTCGTTAACGAAGAAATTATGGAATTCTGGTCCTCCGGTTCTACTACCATGTACGGCCTTAAGGGCGAAGGTAAGCAGGCCAATGCTGAGGGTGAAGATTAAATCTTGACCCCCTCACCCGCGCTTGTTTGAGCCGGGGTATTGCGCTGCACGTGCAATAGCCAAATTTTGGAGCCGATTCTTCGGATGTCCCTATACCGGACGCTGAAGAATCGGCTTCGTTGTAGTAGGAGAGCTTGTGAAGAGATTTGTGACGCCACGCCTCGTTGTGACTGGACTTTCTGGCGGTGCCGGAAAAACCATTAATTCTCTTGGCCTTGCCCGTGCATGGGCAGAAGAGGGCAAGCGCGTTGCCCCTTTTAAAAAAGGTCCAGACTACATCGACGCCCGTTGGCTTGGACTTGCCGCAGGCACTCCAGCCTACAATCTTGATCCTTTTTTTGTGTCAGACGACCAGCTTCGTTCCCTGTTCTGGGACCGGGCGCATGCCCATGACGTCGCTCTGATCGAAGGTAACCGCGGACTCTTTGATGGCATGGACCTCGAAGGCTCATGCTCCACTGCCGCAGTTGCCACTGCCCTTGATGCCCCTGTGCTGCTGTCTCTCGACTGCACAAAAATGACGCGAACTGCTGCTGCCGTG is part of the Desulfobaculum bizertense DSM 18034 genome and encodes:
- a CDS encoding dissimilatory sulfite reductase D family protein: MAALDLAEAKEKVIEFCHSKKKTKFYFNDFLKVFPDNKAREVKKVLTALVNEEIMEFWSSGSTTMYGLKGEGKQANAEGED